The stretch of DNA TTATTGAAGCAGTTATTACAGTTACAATTATTGCAGAACTCTCCATTTGCAAAGCAGTCACAGTATCtaaggaggggaaaaaaataaagagctcTACTTATTAAAACTGCGTCAGTAGTTAATACTGTATTAGGAATAAGTTACACCTACGTTAATCACAGCAAGCTTCGTCTGCACACTTATAACGACAACGATAAACCGGTGTAAACTGCAGTCATACTTACAGCTTGAGACACTGTGACTTGGTGCAGTTGCAGGGTTTCCTCGGTCGTGACGTTGATTCTGCTGTTGATAATCTGCACACCAGTGAAAAATATTGCTTAGATTAAAATGAAATCACATCACAATGCACATCTCCAggtctttatttttgttctggggctttgttctgattggccagctccagctttgactgtatttatttattgggacagtgtacagtttttaacatacaAGATGCACTAcaccggagttagctcaaagctaatttgcatccgcaGTCCCCCACAtatcaaaacatacaataagGAAGCTGCCGCAGCTCTGGAGGTTAATGTCAACAAACTATAGCGGCaggattttgcttctttttcctcattctttacacaaaatataaagGTTGCAAATgcatccatacatgtttgagcccaaatCAGATCTAAAATATGTGAGTCAACAACActgaagtagaggtaacattgcaatCAAAGCGTTAAGAGCAGGCTGaagagcatttttacatacgttcacctcaagttttggacctttgaccatatttaacattGACATCTGATCATTATAACAGTGTATAATTGACGGAAAATCACCAAAAGCATGTTATATCTACTTTAAGAGATTAACTCTGTATTTTAGAGTCTGTATTTTAAAATAGTTGAATtcctttatttacattttagttAAAGATCCCATCCAGACGCATTTTAAGGCATCAAAATAAtctgatttgtatttgtaagaatttatgtctgatatggtttaacaaaaaaagatttttttcaaatttaaaaaaaatgataaacacaTCTActgcttctccctcattgaCAAATCCAAAATCCATGAATacgcttttttgtttgtttccactgTTCAACTACTTCACTAAAAAGTCcattctctgtgtttgtgcacagtTTAACCTAAACATCTTCTGATTTTTCACTTACCCGTTGAGCGGTAATCTGGCCTGAGTCTGGATACCAGTGGACGGGGGGAAACCGGAGCTGCTGGCGAGGGTCACGAACGGTGACTGTTGGAGCTACAAGAAGggacagaaaacacatcagAAGAGCTCGACACAcgtgtgaataaaaaaaaaaaataaataaaataaaatcaccacCAACACACCGAAAGCACCACTAACCTGTGTGACATATTGTGCTGGCACGACCGCGTAACCCACGTTCCCGCTTCCCGGAGCTGGTGCCAGGACGGTGCCTGGAGGGAGGTTGGTGAAGTTGGGCTGGATCTGCGGTAGCGGAGTCGCGGGCATGATCAGGCGCTGTTGGGTCTGAGTGGTGGTGACTACCTGCGGCGCTGACGTCAAGGGTTTAGGTGCCACCTACAGGGGGATAAAAAGTCCATGAATGCAGCTCGGAAAAGCTCAATGAATATCAGCGGCGTTTACGGAATATCGGAGTTACCTGTTTCATGGTCTGCGCCGGGACGATTGGGACAGACATCCTCACTGCTCCTGTGCTGACCACCATCGGTTTAGCTGTAAGATTAAACATCGTTAGTCGCCACAGAAGAGCTTCCAGCGCCACATGGACGAGACAACGATGAAAAGTTTCTaagtcacctgtctgtatggAGCTGGTGCTGGGGCCGCTGGGCTGTCCTGTGCTGCTAGCTGTGGTTGCCGTGACGAGGCGGACGTAGTGGAACCTGCTTCCTGGCACCTGAATCTGCTGCACATTGGGCTGAGTGGCCAGCGGGATGATGGTCTTGAACTGGGAGCCGCCGACTCCTCCCACGGCCACAGACTGCACCGGTTTAATACCCTGAAAGTGTAAAAGAGACAGAGCTGTAAGTTCAAGGGAAAAGCCGCTAAACCATGAATAAAGATAAGCCTAACAAGGTCAGAGCTTGTTGTTGCTGCTCATTagaagctttttaaaaaaaaccctgcaagCTCTGCCTCCTCCAACGTGCAAAATATAGCAGGAGAGTCTAAGTCCTGAGCTCCAAATTCTTCCAAACTGTCTTTTATAAcggaaaataaaattttaacaAGTCGGATTGCACATTTAAGCTCTGTAAATAGTGACCACCACCTGTGCTTTGATCTTACCTGCGCTGCGGTTTGGCTGGTGGCCACCTTGACTGGAGATCCAGATGTGGACTGTTGGACTGTGAGGATCTGCTGGCCAAGTGCTACATTGACGGGCAACGCTACGGACTTCTGAGGGGCGCTGGAGGTCGGGGAAGCCACGGATACCACGGTCACCTGGCGGAGACAAACAAGGAGAGAACGGTCCGTTGAAGAGGCCGGTAAACTCCGTCAGAAATGCCTGTCGGATGGTCAAACAGCTTCAGAAACAACCTTCCTCTAACAGCTTTTGTGTGACTGGCTCTCTCTGGCTCTCCTTTCAGTCACTTTTTAGGTAAACAACCGAATGCAACACTATGAAAGTCTTCCAGGAGAGAGCCCTGTATTTAAACAACTTcaagtctctctcctctctattatttatataaattaagTAGGAAACGTCACACCGACTGACAGGAaagggaaaaataaatgtttatttggtAACTGAGGAACAGTGTGTGTAAATCTTAACCTTGCTAGGAGTCTTAAGGGGTGAAATAGCGATCTTTTTGCCAGGGATGCTTTGTATAGTAGTGTTGTGGGGCTCAGACAGAGTGATGGTCCTCGGGGGCATCACTGGAGAATTCTGTGTCAGGACCCGACCTGTGAATAGACGACAAAGTGGTTTAattacagcagaaacagaagcttACAGGttaataaaaactacagtatgtcaTCTTCATAATCAGCAGTGTAAATGaaccatttttttaaataaacttacCTGCAATAACGGGGTTTACTGACGTCTGAGGGCTCAGACCTTTACTGTTAACCGTTTTTGTGATGATAAACTTGATTGGTGCGGCTGAGGATGTCGGTGTTTTCTTAGCGATCTGTGGAGATATTCAGTAACATTAACGTTAATTctattcacacattcacaaccCTAATGCCAGTCAGTGGAATGAGTGTTTTAAATATCTTGTATATCCGACATTTTTGCCCTTGACTGCAGGTGAAAACTACAAACACGcacatttttcttgtgtgtttgttttgttgtgttaatCCCAGACACGATCTCCTGATACCACTCAGATAACTCCGCTCAGTGTCGGCTGACGCAGAGCACCGGTTTCATGCCGCTACTGTTGCTGCTTTATAATCTGTGCACCCCGCTGTGTGGAATTCATTAAAATCATTCTTCTTCTGTATGTGTACagtaatacatttattttacacattcttAGTTTTATGCTCTGACAAAACCTGAATCATTTCTCTACTGAACTAACCATTTTTGTCTTCTTTAGGACACAAAACTCTTTAACTCCACAGGTGATGCCGTAAAGGCACAGTcagtaatttaaaaatgtaaacaaaagagTAGCCTCGCCCTCAACGTATCGAAACACATGACTGAACCGGCTGCGTTCAGTTTGACTGACGTGCATGACGTCAACATGACCTGCTCATGTTTGACTGGCCGGTCTTTTAATAAACAGATTAGACCAGAACAAACCAAACAAGCCAATCAAGTTTCCTCACAATAcaatacgatacgatacgatacagTCTCATCTTTTGCCGTCATCTCTTCTTTGAACACCAAACTGTCAGATGCACACTAGAACCTTGAGATGATAGCAGCTCACTGCAGATATATCAGTGTCAGCATCCATGTCAGCTGATAAATGACTAGAAATTGAAGTAAAGGAATGCCAAAGATAAGTTTTAAGACatgtttgtccaccagagagtagttgttgttgtgttttcaactgtaaaatactCTGCACAGCATGTTTCTTTGTcgtaattattaaaaaaacaaatgtaaggACAGcttagaaaataaaacaaactctcaaatatcaatattagtGTCAGcttcaaaaatacagtatttgtggGACTATGATGTAAACGAACAGTTGTTTCTGACTCTCTGATCTATCAACTCAGCAGGGGAGCAAACTCAGCAGAGCTACATGTGTTTCTGTTCCCGCTGAGACAGTACGAGTCATGTGTTTATAACTATCAGCTGTTCtcaaatgttgttgttgtttaatgtCAGCTTAACGCATCAAAACCCACTTTAATCTTTGGAATTTCTGTGGATGGAAAACACGGACCGCTACAGTCATATTTCTTGTTGTAATAGTTAAAAGCTAATATATTGTTTGTGAACAGTACGTGCGGTCTTATTGGATAAAACATGCGGGAGTAATTTATGATTAATTCAACACTGATAACTGGCAAATAATTAAACacctgaaatattaaaatctcTGCTTATGTTTCCTGTCTTTCCTTCACTTTCAGctatcaaataaatataataataaatcaaaaaatacaaaaaaaaaaaacacttaattttaaaataaatgacaccATGTATTTTAAGGCTGCAATTTTTCTCAATATTTTAGtctttgaaatgtaaaaaaaaaaaaaagtgaaaaaaaatgccattCACACTGTCTTGTGATGCCTTcaatttacttgttttgtctgaccagccGCCAAAAATCCTAACACTCAATTGTTTGTCATgtatgataaagaaaaacagtaaatctttacatttaaagaaGCTGGGACCAGAAAACGTTTGACATTTTCcctgaaaaatgactgaaatgataaCAAAATATAATTCTTTAATTGACTAATGGTGGTTGTGGCTCTAATTTATCcacaatatttcacaataattcaaaaacaataaatgttacCTGCACAGTCTTCAGCTGCTGGGCCTGTAATGTGGTCAACTGATTGCCGGGACTTCCAACCACCGGCTTTAGCTCCGACCTCCCCCCGATGGTCACCACTTTAAACTGCGGAGCTTGAGATTTGGCGTCTCCTGAAGTCTGTGCGATGCCAGGCTTGTTGCCAGTGTGCGGTAGCTGCAGCACTATAGGTTGACCCGACTTCCCTATCGCCGTAACCAAAAGTTTCTGTCCTTCCTGTTTGATGACCTGGGGTGGAGTACCTGCAGACTTTGCTGCTTCGGTGGCTTGAGATGAAGCCACCTTGTTGAGAATGATCTGGTGGTTCGCAGCGGAGATGGTAAAGGGAGCCGTGAGCTTCTGTAAGCCGCTCGTGGAGACGCTAGTCCCGGTCACGCTATCTGTCGTTTTGGTTGTGGCTGTGGAAGTGGCCATGGTTGGTTTGAGGGTGAGAAGGGGAGATGATGAGCTTGAAATTGAGACAGGAAGCTGACTTCCGGAGCTGATGCAGAGCGTTGAGTCTGTGGAGGTGGTCAGAGCCTGAGTGTGATCCGTCGGAGCGGCGTCTGAACAGAGGGTCACGCTTTCCGGAGCCATCGGTGTATCTGTCTCCATCGGGACCGATGTGTCGTCGGTGGGCTCTGACTGGACCGTGGTGCCGTCGGGTTGGGGGTGAGCGACATCCTCTATGGCCTCGGTATCCATGATCTCATCAGGTAGGAGGCTGTTGAGCTCTGGTGACACCACATCCATGCTTGCAAAGTCTCAGCTCTCTTTTAAtcctgaaaaaagaaaataatacaaggtttcatttcaataaatgttcaaatgatccaatatttctgcaagaatcaaagattagagataaaaatccaaaaactgaaaacagatttgtgtatcagaactttgttttttcttctttcctctcccattaatcatctcacgacccctcagatttatctgctgaccctttggaggggcccgacccctaggttgggaaccactggactaaactagctaactgtatataaagtagtgtaaactagctccaacctccagcagctacaacagtaacatgctgctctaacactgatgcttcactattaatgatgtcatatataataatatatcagtcagagggaccaaactattatttttactgcaatactttaaccaCACTTTGCAGCTTGTGTactttcacttgtaatggagtatttttacattgttgtattggtactttaaCTTAAgttaaggatctgaatacttcttccaccactatgTAGAAACTTCCtaaaaagtataatttatggcagagctgtctTCATGGATTGCATTTAATTGCACAgctgttcctaataaagtgctctgGTGACTATATGTTGCTgaatataattaataaatgtgcataataGCAAGAACCCTTCAGACAATAACACAGTCTGCCTGCAAAGGGctttgcaggaaaaacaaacaaacaaaaaaacaaacaagcaaggCAGTTAAAGCTAGCGAGTTAGAAtcagaaacagatttatttttcaactagCAAGTACAAAGAATTCATTGCAGTCCagatgttgacagaaaacacaataaacatgaacataaaccaataaaaataaacaaaaacataacagcGTAAGAAAGACAAGTGAGAGTAATTTACAAAGATTCTGTGTAGTTTGGGTGCGCTGCGTGCTTGCATACTGACATAATAAAAACTATGTGtgcaaaaaaagcagaatataagTATAAAgactgtgtgcatgcatattgacatgataacaattaaactgtgtgtgtgcaataaGGCAGGATATAAATACCAATGTAGATAGAagtttgagtgtaaataaactatGTGAGTATATTAGCAGGATATACATGTACAGTTagcaattaaaaaataaaatctacatGCATTGTACACAGTGCAGGACAGACATAGACAAAGTACACACAATATAAAGTGGGGTTGGTATGTTTACAATCTTTTACTGTCCTTGTTAAAGATGGCTAGTTAGCACGTACTCACAGCAAAAAAATGCCCGCTTTGATAACTTCACAGTGGTCTGAACAATAGTTTTCACTAAAGACGTGAGATTTAATGAATAGAGGGGTGCACAGGAGGCACGTTTGTGTTGCTGTGACTCTGACAGAGTCTGACAGCTGATGCCGGGTGAGCTAGGCCGCAGCGATCTTTGTCCTGCTGCACTCTGTTCAACATTAATCCACCGAAACGCATATATGAACCCTTCCCACCCCCATATTACACACACTTAGCTACCTGCTCTGACTGTTTCCACGTCCCCCAACAGATAACAGCGACAAAGAAGAAACTGCACTAAATGggtgttaaaaaacaaatcatctcCAGAAGAGGTCCCGGTTGGGGCAAAGAGTGAGAAAAAAGCGTTACTATTTCAGGCTGGGGTTGGATTTCGAAAGATCCGCCATTTTTACCTCGTCATCAGCTCGGTTAGCTCCCCGGCTAACGCTGAGCTAATGAGAATGGGGGAATGcatttattactattatttacaCTTATCCAGCTTAAACGGAGCAAAACAGAGAAGCTGAGGATGACACCTGCTAGTAACTGTGTGCTACTTCCAAGTAACAAACTCTGACAAGATATAAACAACGCTAGCTTTCAATAATTGCGTCTGTCACTTCAGATATGCATCCTGAATTGAACGTTTAGATGCTTTAACTTCACACAACTGCACCTATATATCTAATTAACGACATTTATAGCTTGTCTTGTGGTGCTATGGTTCAAGTTAGCTAGTTATAAATGAAATATCTTACTTTAAACGTCAGGTGAGTGCTGCTAACgttatttttaaacaaaaaacacgTACAAGATCAGTTTCGAAACGGAAAAAATGTCAGATACAATACGAGGTTTACAGCTTACTGACATGGCAGGCTGGCTTGTGCTTTTATAGTTTTATGACAGCACACAGAAAAGGGTGTAGTTATCGCTTCAGCTGCCCATCaaaacaactcaaaataaaCGTCTGTGCTCAGTTAGCTTTTACTTTTCTCTTGACTCAGCAGACgtttcacataaaaataactgCACCGTGTGTGATTAAACTGTCAGTCAGTACCCAGCAAACGtcgcctccacacacacacagaagagtATAATAATATCCTCTTCGTCTGTGTCTACCTTTAATCATCATCcttctcctcatcatcatcatcagcagcagcagcagctcagcggACAACTGTACTAGCAAACTTGCTGAGCTTGCTAACCCGAGCTAGCTAGCACTACATTATAtctcaacattaaaacacagtctTACGTGTGCTGCGTTTTCTGCTGGATGCCGTGTAGAGAAGCCTAGAATCGGACAACGCAAAGTCGTGCTTACCCGTGTTTTTGAAGCTGGCCAACGTTTCCAGACAAAACGAGGAAAGCAAAA from Thunnus albacares chromosome 18, fThuAlb1.1, whole genome shotgun sequence encodes:
- the lin54 gene encoding protein lin-54 homolog produces the protein MDVVSPELNSLLPDEIMDTEAIEDVAHPQPDGTTVQSEPTDDTSVPMETDTPMAPESVTLCSDAAPTDHTQALTTSTDSTLCISSGSQLPVSISSSSSPLLTLKPTMATSTATTKTTDSVTGTSVSTSGLQKLTAPFTISAANHQIILNKVASSQATEAAKSAGTPPQVIKQEGQKLLVTAIGKSGQPIVLQLPHTGNKPGIAQTSGDAKSQAPQFKVVTIGGRSELKPVVGSPGNQLTTLQAQQLKTVQIAKKTPTSSAAPIKFIITKTVNSKGLSPQTSVNPVIAGRVLTQNSPVMPPRTITLSEPHNTTIQSIPGKKIAISPLKTPSKVTVVSVASPTSSAPQKSVALPVNVALGQQILTVQQSTSGSPVKVATSQTAAQGIKPVQSVAVGGVGGSQFKTIIPLATQPNVQQIQVPGSRFHYVRLVTATTASSTGQPSGPSTSSIQTAKPMVVSTGAVRMSVPIVPAQTMKQVAPKPLTSAPQVVTTTQTQQRLIMPATPLPQIQPNFTNLPPGTVLAPAPGSGNVGYAVVPAQYVTQLQQSPFVTLASSSGFPPSTGIQTQARLPLNGLSTAESTSRPRKPCNCTKSQCLKLYCDCFANGEFCNNCNCNNCFNNLEHETERLKAIKTCLDRNPEAFKPKIGKGKEGESDRRHSKGCNCKRSGCLKNYCECYEAKIMCSSICKCIGCKNFEESPERKTLMHLADAAEVRVQQQTAAKTKLSSQISDLLMRTTPVISSGSGRLPYTFVTKEVLEATCECLLEQAKKAEQTHQPQVEAERMILEEFGHCLMRIINSAGKAKADCASINC